The genome window CATAGAGCCGCACCACGTGATCCATTAACTCGAAAATCGTCAATCTTGCGCTCAACTCCTGCATATATAATACTGCTCGGAGAGGAAAAAACATAGTGGCGAGATACGGCCGGCAGGCAGCCGCAAAGACCGGAAGAGTGAAACCAAACGTTGCGTTACGCAGGCGCCTCGTTTATGCTGCGGTCTGCAGGATCAAGTGTCGATACCGGGACAGGTATCGATTGAAGGATACCGGGATGATCAGCGGCTTCGACTATCTCCTCATTGGGCTGGCAGCAGTGGTTGGCGGAGCAGTGAATGCCCTGGCCGGCGGTGGCACGCTCATCACCTTTCCCATGCTCACGGCCGTGGGAATCCCGGCGGTGGCAGCCAACGTGACCAACACGGTGGCGCTCTGCCCCGGTTACCTGGGGGCGACCTTTGCCCAGGCAAAAGACCTGGCCGGACAACGGCACCGACTCTGGCTGCTCATGCCGGCAAGCATCCTCGGCGGCATCTGCGGCGGCATCCTGCTGCTCAAGACCGGCGAACAGCAGTTTCGCAGCATGGTCCCCTACCTGATCCTCTTTGCTGCCCTGCTGCTGGCCGGCCAGGACCGGGTCCGCGCCTGGCTGCAAAAGCGGGCCGGCCTGGCCGGGGTGAGCCACGAATCCCTCTCCCCGCTGCTGGTCTTTCCCGCAGCGGTCTATGGCGGTTATTTCGGCGCCGGGGTGAGCGTCATCGTGCTGGCGGTGCTGGGGCTGGCCGTGGAGGACTCCCTGACGCGGCTCAATGCCCTGAAACAGGCCATTGCCTTCTGCATCAACATAGCGGCAGCCGTCTTTTTCCTCTTTTCCGGCAAGGTGGTCTGGCCGGTGGCAATGGTGATGGCGGTTGGCGCCCTGGCAGGCGGCACGCTGGGGGGACGCCTGGCCGGGCGGGTGCAGCCTCTTACCCTGCGCCGGGTCGTCGTAGCCGTCGGCATTGTCGTCGCCCTGATCTACTTTATCCGCTAAACGGTTCCATCACGCCGGAAAGCCGCCACGGCTGACGGCCATATCCAATCCAAGAGAGAAGACAGACCATGAAAAGACTCCTTATCTCCCTCATCCTGGCCGCAACTATCCTCGGCGGCTGCAGCAAGCTGACCATGGAAAACTATTCCAAGCTGAAGATGGGGCTCACCTACGAGGCGGTAGTGAAGATCCTGGGCAAGCCCGACAACTGCTCGGAGGCGCTCTTCATGCGGAGCTGCGTCTGGGGCAACGACACCAGAAACATCTCCGTCAATTTCGTCGGCAACAAGGTGGTGCTCTTCACCAGCAAGAACATCAGGTAACCCGGCTCCCATGACCACGCCACGCCAGACCCTGAAGACCGTCTTCGGCTACGATTCCTTCCGCCCGCACCAGGAGGAGATCGTCGACCGGCTGATCCGCGGGGAGAACGCCTTTGTCCTGATGCCGACCGGCGGCGGCAAGTCGCTCTGCTACCAGATCCCGGCCCTGCACCGCCCCGGCGTCGGCATCATCGTCTCCCCGCTGATCTCGCTGATGAAGGACCAGGTGGACGCCCTCGTGGCCAACGGCGTCGCCGCGGCCTGCTACAACTCCACCCTTGCCGAGAGCGAGGCACGGCAGGTGCTGGCGCGGCTGCACAACGGCCAACTCAAGCTGCTCTATGTGGCGCCGGAGCGGCTGATGAGCGATGCCTTCCTGGAGCGGCTGCAGGAAGTGCAGATCGCCCTCTTCGCCATCGACGAGGCCCACTGCGTCTCCCAGTGGGGGCATGATTTCCGGCCCGAATACGTGCAGCTCGGCCGACTGCGGAGCCTCTTCCCCGAGGTGCCGCTGATCGCCCTCACCGCCACCGCCGACCCCCAGACCAGGACCGACATCATCGAACGGCTGCGGCTGTCGGCAGCCACCTGCCACGTGGCGGGGTTCGACCGCCCCAACATCCGCTACACCGTGGTGGCGAAGCAGAAGGCGCCCCAGCAGCTCCTCGCCTTCCTCAAGGAGCGGCCCAAGGAGGCGGGGATCGTCTATGCCCTTTCCCGCAAGCGGGTGGAGGAGGTGGCGGCCCGCCTCTCGGCCGCCGGCATCGAGGCAGCACCCTACCATGCCGGCCTGCCCGACCGGGAACGAAGCCGGGTCCAGGAGGCGTTCCAGCGCGACGATCTCCGGGTGGTGGTGGCAACGGTCGCCTTCGGCATGGGGATCGACAAGCCGAACGTCCGCTTCGTCGTCCATTACGACCTGCCCAAGAACATCGAGAGCTATTACCAGGAAACCGGCAGGGCCGGCCGGGACGGGCTCCCTGCCGAGGCGCTCCTGCTCTTCGGTTACGGCGACATTGCCGTCAGCCGGGCGCTGATCGAATCGGGGCGCAACCTTGAGCAGAACCGGATCGAGCTGCACAAGCTGAACGCCATGGTCGGCTTTGCCGAGGCGCTCACCTGCCGGCGGCGGGTGCTGCTCGGCTATTTCGGCGAACAGCTCATGGAGGAGTGCGGCAACTGCGATATCTGCCTGTCGCCGCCGGAGCGGTACGACGCCACCGAGGAGGCGCAAAAGGCGCTCTCCTGCGTCTTCCGGGTGGGGCAGCGTTTCGGCATGGGGCACGTGATCGACGTCCTGCGCGGCTCCCAGAACCAACGGATCCAGGCGCTCGGCCACGACCGGCTCTCCACCTTCGGCATCGGCCGCGCCATCTCCCACGACTCCTGGGGAAGCCTGATGCGCCAGCTGATCCACCTGGGCTACCTGGAGCAGGACATGGGGAACTTCTCGGTGCTGAAACTGACCAGTCGCGCCCGGCCGCTGCTCAAGGGGGAAGAGCGGCTGGTCCTGGCCAGGCCGCGGCTCAGGCCGGCAACGGCAAAGAAAGAGGCGAAGAGGGGACGGCGGGAAGGGATGACCTGCGACGAGGGGCTGTTCGAGGCGTTGCGCGTGCTGCGGAAGCAACTGGCGGACGAGCAGCAGGTGCCGCCGTTCGTGGTCTTCGGCGATGCCACGCTCATCGAGATGGCTGCCCGCAAACCTGCGGACGCGGAGGAGATGGCGACCATCAGCGGCGTAGGCTCCCACAAGCTGGGGCGCTACGGGCCGGCATTCCTGCGGGCAATCAGGGAGTACACCGGCTGAGCGGGACCGTCACCGTGGCGGACCGCACCCTCACCCCCCGAACAGCCGCCTGGCCGCGGCCAGCTGCTCCGGAGTCCCGAGCAGCAGGACCAGGTCGTCCCGTTGCAGTTCCCAGACCGGATCGGGGTTCGGCACCACCTCGTCCCCCCTCCTGATCGCCAGGACCGTCGCCCCTGAGCGCGCCCTGATGGTCCCCTCCCGCAGCCCCTCTCCTTCCAGAACTGCCCCCTTCTGCACCCGGAAGGTGCCAATCTCCGCGCCGGCAAGGTAGCCGCTGATCCCGACGGCATGGCTGTGCCGCCGGCTCATGGAGCGGAGCATTTCGTAGCCGTCCCGCCGCACCTCGGCGATGCAGTGCTCGATCTGGTCGGAAGGGACCAGGAAGGTACGCAGGACACGGGAGAGGATCTCCACCGAGGTCTCGAACTCCTCCGGGATCACCTCGTTGACCCCCAGCTTGTAGAGCGGCTCCACCTCCAGGAGATAGCGGGTCCGGACGATGATGTGGATGGTCGGGTTCAACTGCCGGGCCAGGGCCGCTATCCGCCGGCTGGCCGCGGCATCGGAGATGGCGACGACAATGATGCGGGCATCAGCGACCCGGGCATGGCTCAGGATCTCCTGCCGCGAGGCGTCGCCAAAGATGATCCGCTCCCCCCGCTTCTTCTCCCCCTTGACCGTGTAGGGGTTGGTCTCGATGATGGCATGGGGGATCTGCAGGTGCTTCAGCACCTTTGACAGGTTCCTGCCGTTGACGCCAAAGCCGACGACGATGACGTGGTCGGAAATCTCCAGCGGCTTCTCGGTCCTGGCCAGCCTCCCCCGCCCCCGGCTGAAGGATGCGGGGAGCCTGCCGCTGACGGTCTCCGCCAGCCAGGGGGCGACCTTCATGCAGAGCGGGGTGAGCCCCATGGTGGCGATGGAGCCAGCAAGGAATACCTGGTAGAGCTCCCGGTCGAGCAGCCCGTGGCTGAGGCCGGTCTGGGCCAGGACAAAGGAGAATTCGCCGATCTGGGCCAGAGAGAGGCCGGCCACCAGGGCGATACGTAGCGGCACCCCCTGCACGAATACCGCGCCGGTGGTAATCCCCCCTTTCAAAAGGATGATGGCCAGGACCAGGCAGGCGATGGCAACCGGATACTTCAGCAGGATAGCCGGGTCGAGCAGCATGCCGACCGAGATGAAAAAGAGGCTCATGAAGGCGTCGCGGAACGGGATGATGTCGCTTAAGGCCTGGTGGCTGTATTCCGACTCGGAGATGGCCAGCCCGGCGATGAAGGCGCCGAGCGCCAGCGACAGACCGGCCTTGGCCGTAAGCCAGGCCATGCCGAGGCCGATGAAGAGGATGGTCAGGATGAAGAGTTCGCTGCTGCGAGCTTTGACCACCTGCTTGAAGATCCAGGGGACCAGGAAGCGGGCGCTGTAGTGGGCGATGAGCACCACCGCCACCGCCTTGGCGCAGATCAGCAGCACCCCCTGCACCCCTTGACCGGCACCGGCCAGAAGCGGCGTGAAGAGTACCAGCGGCACCACGCAGAGATCCTGGAAGATCAGGATGGCAAGGGCGATCTTCCCCTGGGGGGTATCCATCTCCCCGGCTTCCATCAACAGCTTCATCAGGATCGCCGTGCTGGAGAGCGCCACCAGGAAGCCGAAGAACACCGCCTGATTGCCGGCAAGGGGGATGAGCAGGGCGCTGGCGGCAACCAGCAGGATGGTTGCCCCCATCTGCAGGCCGCCCCCCCAGAGCACCAGGTGCTTGATCCGCATCAGCTCCTTGAGGGAAAACTCGATGCCGATGGTGAAGAGGAGCAGCACCACGCCGATCTCGGCCATCTGCTCCACATTGTGGGTCTCTTTGATGAAGCCGAGAGTATAGGGACCGGCAACGATCCCGGTAACCAGGAACCCGATAATGGAGGGAAACTTCAGCCGCCGGAAGATGACCACCGTCACCAGGGCCAGGCCGAAGAGGATTTCCAGTTCCTGTAACGCCTCGTATGCCATTACGGACTACCGTTTCGTGAATGATCGGGGAGGGAAAGCCCCCCTTCGACAGGATGGGTCATCTCACGTCCCGGCCGATGAAGAGATTGAGGAAGAAGCTGACCAGGCTGAAGACCAGCGCCGCCAAGAAGGCATAGCCGAAACCGGCGACATGGAGCCCTTCCACCAGCCAGGCGGCGAGATAGAAGAGAAACCCGTTGATGACCAGGGTGAAGAGCCCCAGGGTTACCATGGTCACGGGAAGGGTGAGAAAGATCAGCACCGGCCGGAGAAAGGCATTGAGCAGACCGAGAACCAGCGCAGCCACAAAGACGGTCTGCCAGTTGTCGACGTCGACGCCCGAGACCACCTGGACGACCACGAGCAGCGCCGTACTGTTGACGACCCATTTCACCAGGAATTGTTTCACATCTGCCTCCATCGTCTGCCAAAACAGGTTGTTGAAAACGAAGTTTCAGCGCAGCTAAAAACAGCCATCTCGCCGCCGTCCTCGAAAAGCCGCCTTGTGCGGCGTAGCGCTGTTTATGCCCTGTGGGTACTACGCCTCCGCGGGGCTTTCTGCGGGTGCGACGATCTGACTGCTTTTGAACAACCTGAGTGTTTCAATAGCTTGCTAAAGGAATCCCGTTCACGTACAACCTTACCACAACAATCGCCCCCTCGCCACGGACAAGAGCTGCTCCTGCCGGCCAACGGCATCGCCAGAGGTCGGGGATGCCCCATCCTGCAGCTCTCCGGAAGCAACGACAGGTGACCGGTCAACTTTCCCCCTTGACGCGGACCCGTTCCTCTGCCACAAATACCGGTATTACCATTTTGCGGAGGAACGAGATGGGCTTTCGACCAGGTTTGACCCTTTCCGTTGTCGTAGCGCTCTGGCTGCTGCTGACGCCGCTCTTGTCCGGGACCTCCCTGGCATCGTCCCCCCAGCAGCTCTCCAAGGGGCAGACGGTCTATGTGCCGGTCTATTCCAACGTCTTTTCTGGACCGAAGGCCCTCCCCTTC of Geobacter sp. contains these proteins:
- a CDS encoding sodium:proton exchanger, which translates into the protein MAYEALQELEILFGLALVTVVIFRRLKFPSIIGFLVTGIVAGPYTLGFIKETHNVEQMAEIGVVLLLFTIGIEFSLKELMRIKHLVLWGGGLQMGATILLVAASALLIPLAGNQAVFFGFLVALSSTAILMKLLMEAGEMDTPQGKIALAILIFQDLCVVPLVLFTPLLAGAGQGVQGVLLICAKAVAVVLIAHYSARFLVPWIFKQVVKARSSELFILTILFIGLGMAWLTAKAGLSLALGAFIAGLAISESEYSHQALSDIIPFRDAFMSLFFISVGMLLDPAILLKYPVAIACLVLAIILLKGGITTGAVFVQGVPLRIALVAGLSLAQIGEFSFVLAQTGLSHGLLDRELYQVFLAGSIATMGLTPLCMKVAPWLAETVSGRLPASFSRGRGRLARTEKPLEISDHVIVVGFGVNGRNLSKVLKHLQIPHAIIETNPYTVKGEKKRGERIIFGDASRQEILSHARVADARIIVVAISDAAASRRIAALARQLNPTIHIIVRTRYLLEVEPLYKLGVNEVIPEEFETSVEILSRVLRTFLVPSDQIEHCIAEVRRDGYEMLRSMSRRHSHAVGISGYLAGAEIGTFRVQKGAVLEGEGLREGTIRARSGATVLAIRRGDEVVPNPDPVWELQRDDLVLLLGTPEQLAAARRLFGG
- a CDS encoding TSUP family transporter encodes the protein MISGFDYLLIGLAAVVGGAVNALAGGGTLITFPMLTAVGIPAVAANVTNTVALCPGYLGATFAQAKDLAGQRHRLWLLMPASILGGICGGILLLKTGEQQFRSMVPYLILFAALLLAGQDRVRAWLQKRAGLAGVSHESLSPLLVFPAAVYGGYFGAGVSVIVLAVLGLAVEDSLTRLNALKQAIAFCINIAAAVFFLFSGKVVWPVAMVMAVGALAGGTLGGRLAGRVQPLTLRRVVVAVGIVVALIYFIR
- a CDS encoding DUF3862 domain-containing protein; the encoded protein is MKRLLISLILAATILGGCSKLTMENYSKLKMGLTYEAVVKILGKPDNCSEALFMRSCVWGNDTRNISVNFVGNKVVLFTSKNIR
- a CDS encoding phage holin family protein; this encodes MEADVKQFLVKWVVNSTALLVVVQVVSGVDVDNWQTVFVAALVLGLLNAFLRPVLIFLTLPVTMVTLGLFTLVINGFLFYLAAWLVEGLHVAGFGYAFLAALVFSLVSFFLNLFIGRDVR
- the recQ gene encoding DNA helicase RecQ; translation: MTTPRQTLKTVFGYDSFRPHQEEIVDRLIRGENAFVLMPTGGGKSLCYQIPALHRPGVGIIVSPLISLMKDQVDALVANGVAAACYNSTLAESEARQVLARLHNGQLKLLYVAPERLMSDAFLERLQEVQIALFAIDEAHCVSQWGHDFRPEYVQLGRLRSLFPEVPLIALTATADPQTRTDIIERLRLSAATCHVAGFDRPNIRYTVVAKQKAPQQLLAFLKERPKEAGIVYALSRKRVEEVAARLSAAGIEAAPYHAGLPDRERSRVQEAFQRDDLRVVVATVAFGMGIDKPNVRFVVHYDLPKNIESYYQETGRAGRDGLPAEALLLFGYGDIAVSRALIESGRNLEQNRIELHKLNAMVGFAEALTCRRRVLLGYFGEQLMEECGNCDICLSPPERYDATEEAQKALSCVFRVGQRFGMGHVIDVLRGSQNQRIQALGHDRLSTFGIGRAISHDSWGSLMRQLIHLGYLEQDMGNFSVLKLTSRARPLLKGEERLVLARPRLRPATAKKEAKRGRREGMTCDEGLFEALRVLRKQLADEQQVPPFVVFGDATLIEMAARKPADAEEMATISGVGSHKLGRYGPAFLRAIREYTG